The Actinomadura sp. WMMB 499 genome includes a window with the following:
- a CDS encoding helix-turn-helix transcriptional regulator: MRADVYTLHVPSTWQSVFYDAGWELISPYVRRLRLAAELRELRERTGVSAQELAKSSGVYRQMISKLENAHVAPGQEDVQRLLDVLGVEGDEWTQLVQITAEAASHGWWESSGIGERQARFANLEAGANVIREYQQNLIPGLLQTEEFISTRLANTELPLPPDAEVAGVLKGRVGRQRMLHRPNGPSYEVILDEVVLRRRSVPAEVFRRQLGHIVDLSARDDRVTVRVLPVDAEIPGYNIPECSFSMYTYPDSGDPKVVALEAVTTDLVLTDPEQIAQFEMVYGGLARAALSAERSREMLTDVAESLSLH; this comes from the coding sequence ATGAGGGCGGACGTGTATACGCTGCATGTTCCAAGTACGTGGCAGTCGGTGTTCTATGACGCGGGGTGGGAGTTGATCAGTCCGTACGTGCGTCGTCTGCGGCTTGCGGCGGAGTTGCGCGAGCTGCGGGAGCGGACCGGGGTCTCGGCGCAGGAACTGGCCAAGAGCTCCGGCGTGTACCGGCAGATGATCAGCAAGCTGGAGAACGCGCACGTCGCACCAGGCCAGGAGGACGTGCAGCGGCTCCTGGACGTCCTCGGCGTCGAGGGCGACGAATGGACCCAGCTCGTGCAGATCACCGCGGAGGCGGCGTCGCACGGCTGGTGGGAGTCCTCGGGGATCGGTGAGCGCCAGGCCAGGTTCGCCAACCTGGAGGCCGGCGCGAACGTGATCCGCGAGTACCAGCAGAACCTGATCCCAGGGCTGTTGCAGACCGAGGAGTTCATCTCCACGCGCTTGGCCAACACCGAGCTGCCGTTGCCGCCAGACGCCGAGGTCGCCGGTGTGCTGAAGGGACGGGTCGGTCGGCAGCGGATGCTGCACCGTCCGAACGGCCCGTCTTACGAGGTGATCCTGGACGAGGTCGTGCTGCGTCGTCGTTCGGTTCCGGCGGAGGTGTTCCGGCGCCAGCTCGGGCACATCGTCGACCTGTCGGCGCGGGACGATCGGGTGACGGTGCGGGTTCTGCCCGTGGACGCCGAGATCCCCGGGTACAACATCCCTGAATGTTCGTTTTCGATGTACACCTATCCCGACAGCGGTGACCCGAAGGTGGTGGCTCTGGAAGCGGTGACCACCGACCTCGTCCTCACCGATCCGGAGCAGATCGCGCAGTTCGAGATGGTGTACGGCGGTCTCGCCCGTGCAGCCCTGTCGGCGGAGCGGTCACGCGAGATGCTGACGGACGTCGCAGAGTCTCTCTCCTTGCACTAG
- a CDS encoding DUF397 domain-containing protein produces the protein MSGRERYVGWRKSSHSGTGNNCVEVGRAAGGPVVGVRDTASGDAGAVLEFGVESWAVFLADVRAGGYRLR, from the coding sequence ATGAGTGGTCGCGAACGGTACGTCGGGTGGCGCAAGTCCTCGCACAGCGGAACGGGCAACAACTGCGTCGAGGTTGGGCGGGCCGCTGGGGGGCCGGTCGTCGGTGTCAGGGACACCGCGTCCGGAGACGCCGGTGCAGTGCTGGAGTTCGGCGTAGAGAGCTGGGCGGTGTTCTTGGCGGATGTCCGCGCGGGTGGGTATCGCCTGCGGTAG
- a CDS encoding ATP-binding protein, whose protein sequence is MAALPAAIPLVRSFTRAKLSAWGLETEYGWECLQVLSELVTNAFDVTGEPVHGDLLALDEPALILIQLRISSRHLVVEVRDSGDGRPCIPCTGLSDEGGRGLRLATMLAGEWGWYPVTAPRTGKVVWASWPLGGECAS, encoded by the coding sequence TTGGCTGCCCTTCCGGCCGCGATTCCCCTCGTCCGCTCGTTCACACGAGCCAAGCTGTCGGCATGGGGGCTGGAGACCGAGTACGGCTGGGAGTGCCTCCAGGTACTGTCCGAACTCGTCACCAACGCCTTCGATGTCACCGGAGAACCGGTCCACGGAGACCTGCTCGCCCTAGATGAGCCGGCGCTGATCCTCATCCAGCTCCGGATCTCGTCCCGACACCTCGTGGTGGAGGTCCGCGACTCCGGGGACGGTCGTCCGTGCATCCCCTGCACTGGTCTCAGCGACGAAGGAGGGCGCGGGCTCCGACTGGCGACGATGCTCGCCGGAGAATGGGGCTGGTACCCCGTCACAGCACCGAGGACGGGCAAGGTCGTCTGGGCCTCGTGGCCACTCGGCGGAGAATGCGCCTCGTGA
- a CDS encoding tyrosine-type recombinase/integrase codes for MGTARTRRPKDLRAGTFQAAINSFILHLNAEGKSPKTVRTYAESAQWFAAAHLRRNTEHSDWEDVTPDDVRAWIVHLLDQYSDSYANNQYRALQQFFKWWSTDEDLPDPMAKLRPPSVGEKVVPVFTDEELAKLLKHCEGKNFTQRRDYAILTLFKATGLRLSELAGITYDPDEPDRSDLDLMRRELLVHGKGNKQRIVRFGHPSARAIDRYIRIRNKHTYASSRRLWLGTNNRPPMTANGIYQMVVRRGEACGVAVHPHKFRHHFSHTWLDKGGAEGDLMELNGWSSPQMLRRYGRSAASTRARRTYDRIMEDD; via the coding sequence ATGGGTACCGCCCGTACGCGGCGTCCGAAGGACCTCCGAGCAGGCACCTTCCAGGCCGCGATCAACTCGTTCATCCTCCACCTCAACGCTGAGGGGAAGTCTCCCAAGACGGTACGAACCTACGCCGAATCGGCGCAATGGTTCGCAGCCGCACATCTCCGCCGCAACACCGAGCACTCCGACTGGGAAGACGTCACACCCGACGACGTCCGCGCGTGGATCGTCCACCTCCTCGACCAGTACTCGGACAGCTACGCGAACAACCAGTACCGAGCCCTCCAGCAGTTCTTCAAATGGTGGTCCACCGACGAAGACCTCCCCGACCCGATGGCCAAGCTCCGCCCGCCCTCGGTCGGCGAAAAAGTCGTCCCGGTCTTCACCGACGAGGAACTCGCCAAGCTCCTCAAGCACTGCGAGGGCAAGAACTTCACCCAACGCCGCGACTACGCGATCCTCACCCTCTTCAAGGCCACCGGCCTGCGCCTGTCCGAACTCGCCGGCATCACCTACGACCCCGACGAACCCGACCGCAGCGACCTCGACCTCATGCGCCGCGAACTCCTCGTCCACGGCAAGGGCAACAAGCAGCGCATCGTGCGCTTCGGCCACCCGTCGGCCCGAGCCATCGACCGCTACATCCGCATCCGCAACAAGCACACGTACGCGTCCAGCCGCCGCCTGTGGCTGGGCACCAACAACCGCCCGCCCATGACCGCCAACGGCATCTACCAGATGGTCGTCCGCCGCGGCGAAGCATGCGGCGTCGCCGTCCACCCGCACAAGTTCCGCCACCACTTCTCCCACACCTGGCTCGACAAGGGCGGCGCCGAAGGCGACCTCATGGAACTCAACGGCTGGTCATCACCCCAGATGCTCCGCCGCTACGGCCGCAGCGCCGCCAGCACAAGAGCCCGCCGCACCTACGACCGCATCATGGAAGACGACTAA
- a CDS encoding adenylate/guanylate cyclase domain-containing protein has translation MSRRSMLEIRVRWVLLVVVVVANVVGGLVVLLFATFVVPDPPLDDPEYVHLVNAVAFFSYPVIAGPGALVLGLWLWRPVVRLVRDGGEPDREQKRAVLLGPLRLTLLVGCLWAVGAAGWALLDLVLFTGRLAVKTGLTCLLGAATTCTIVYLLSERLLRPAAALVLAAEPPRRFRLPGVTTRVMLAWALGTAIPVFGLICVAIAALAAPDIDVTQLAVTTLGLGGAALTAGMYVTYMATRAIADPIKSVRTGMAHVERGDLRTVVEVYDASEVGQLQAGFNHMVSGLREHERLRDLFGRHVGEEVADLALERDVTLGGEVREVAVLFVDLAGSTRLAQTRGPDEVVGLLNRFFGGVVSVVGQYGGWINKFEGDAALAIFGAPSELEDAAGGALGAARELAVRLRADVPELDAGIGVSAGEVVAGYIGAEQRFEYTVIGDPVNEAARLSDLAKVSPRRVLASGTVLGLAHLAEAGRWDVGKPVTLRGRTRPTRLAVPRRPEVPVQPGRRRRVLGAFVLLRGRRPEPEDAE, from the coding sequence GTGAGCCGCAGGAGCATGCTCGAGATACGTGTGCGCTGGGTCCTGCTGGTGGTCGTCGTGGTCGCGAACGTCGTCGGTGGGCTCGTGGTGCTGCTGTTCGCGACGTTCGTGGTTCCCGATCCGCCGCTGGACGATCCCGAGTACGTCCACCTGGTGAACGCGGTGGCGTTCTTCAGCTATCCGGTGATCGCCGGGCCCGGTGCCTTGGTGCTGGGGTTGTGGTTGTGGCGGCCCGTGGTGCGGCTGGTGCGGGACGGGGGTGAGCCCGACCGGGAGCAGAAGCGTGCCGTGTTGCTGGGGCCGCTCCGGTTGACGTTGCTGGTCGGGTGTCTGTGGGCTGTGGGGGCGGCCGGGTGGGCGCTGCTGGATCTGGTGCTGTTCACCGGACGGCTCGCCGTGAAGACCGGGCTGACGTGTTTGCTGGGCGCGGCGACGACGTGCACGATCGTGTACCTGTTGTCGGAGCGGTTGCTGCGGCCCGCGGCGGCGCTGGTGCTGGCGGCGGAGCCGCCGCGCCGGTTCCGGTTGCCGGGGGTGACGACGCGGGTGATGCTCGCGTGGGCGCTCGGGACGGCGATCCCGGTGTTCGGGCTGATCTGCGTGGCGATCGCCGCGCTGGCGGCTCCGGACATCGACGTGACGCAGCTGGCGGTGACGACGCTCGGGCTGGGCGGGGCCGCGCTGACCGCCGGGATGTACGTGACGTACATGGCGACGCGGGCGATCGCCGATCCGATCAAGTCCGTCCGGACGGGCATGGCGCACGTCGAGCGCGGGGACCTGCGGACGGTCGTGGAGGTGTACGACGCGAGCGAGGTCGGGCAGCTCCAGGCGGGGTTCAACCACATGGTGTCGGGCCTGCGGGAGCACGAGCGGCTGCGGGATCTGTTCGGCCGGCACGTCGGCGAGGAGGTCGCGGACCTCGCACTCGAACGGGACGTGACGCTCGGTGGGGAGGTCCGCGAGGTCGCGGTGCTGTTCGTCGATCTCGCGGGGTCCACGCGGCTGGCGCAGACGCGGGGACCGGACGAGGTCGTGGGGCTGCTCAACCGGTTCTTCGGGGGCGTGGTGTCGGTGGTGGGGCAGTACGGCGGGTGGATCAACAAGTTCGAGGGGGACGCCGCGCTCGCGATCTTCGGGGCGCCGAGCGAGCTGGAGGACGCGGCGGGCGGGGCGCTCGGCGCGGCGCGCGAGCTCGCGGTGCGGCTGCGGGCGGACGTGCCGGAGCTGGACGCGGGGATCGGCGTGTCGGCGGGTGAGGTCGTCGCGGGGTACATCGGCGCCGAGCAGCGGTTCGAGTACACGGTGATCGGCGATCCGGTGAACGAGGCGGCGCGGCTGAGCGATCTGGCGAAGGTGTCGCCGCGGCGGGTGCTGGCGTCGGGGACGGTGCTGGGGCTGGCGCATCTGGCGGAGGCCGGGCGGTGGGACGTCGGCAAGCCAGTGACGCTGCGGGGGCGGACGCGCCCGACGCGGCTCGCGGTGCCGCGGCGGCCGGAGGTGCCGGTGCAGCCGGGGCGGAGGCGGCGGGTGCTCGGCGCGTTCGTGCTGCTCAGGGGCCGCCGTCCGGAGCCCGAAGACGCGGAGTGA
- a CDS encoding glycerophosphodiester phosphodiesterase family protein: MYGRKRLVIAAVVSAAVVTGPSAQAVVDPSPVLFGDPAVLLRAPGPVGVAHRGASGAAPENTLAAFRTAARMGADMFEIDVQETKDHKIVLLHDSTLARTTNVEEVFPGRKPWRVSDFTLAEVKRLDAGSWFGDRFSKEGVPTLAEVMREMRPTGLGMLVELKDPARYPGVEKRVAAVLRGDKYWTAPDSRERRLVVQSFDWASVRRFHKVMPDVPTALIGKPKASTLAGHARYADQINPNHRELTAAYVRKVHAADMDVLTWTVNDAAGMRRVLGLGVDGVITDRPDVFRKVVRSGAAAA; this comes from the coding sequence ATGTACGGACGGAAGCGACTGGTGATCGCGGCGGTCGTGTCGGCGGCGGTGGTCACCGGTCCCTCGGCGCAGGCCGTGGTGGACCCGAGCCCTGTTCTCTTCGGGGACCCGGCGGTGCTCCTGCGGGCTCCGGGGCCGGTGGGCGTCGCGCATCGCGGCGCGTCCGGCGCGGCGCCGGAGAACACGCTGGCGGCGTTCCGGACGGCCGCGCGGATGGGTGCGGACATGTTCGAGATCGATGTCCAGGAGACCAAGGACCACAAGATCGTTCTCCTGCACGACTCCACGCTCGCCCGGACGACGAACGTGGAGGAGGTGTTTCCCGGGCGGAAGCCTTGGCGGGTCTCCGATTTCACCTTGGCGGAGGTAAAGCGGCTGGACGCCGGATCCTGGTTCGGGGATCGCTTCTCGAAGGAGGGCGTGCCGACGCTGGCGGAGGTCATGCGGGAGATGCGGCCCACCGGCCTCGGGATGCTGGTGGAGCTCAAGGACCCGGCGCGGTATCCGGGGGTGGAGAAGCGCGTGGCGGCGGTGCTGCGGGGCGACAAGTACTGGACGGCCCCGGACTCGCGCGAGCGGCGGCTCGTCGTGCAGTCGTTCGACTGGGCGTCCGTGCGGCGCTTCCACAAGGTCATGCCGGACGTGCCGACGGCGCTGATCGGCAAGCCCAAGGCGTCGACGCTGGCGGGGCACGCCCGCTACGCCGACCAGATCAACCCGAACCACCGCGAGCTGACCGCGGCGTACGTCCGGAAGGTGCACGCCGCCGACATGGACGTGCTGACCTGGACGGTCAACGACGCCGCCGGCATGCGCAGGGTGCTGGGCCTCGGGGTGGACGGCGTGATCACCGACCGGCCGGACGTGTTCCGGAAGGTCGTGCGGTCCGGGGCGGCGGCCGCCTGA
- a CDS encoding LysR family transcriptional regulator yields MELRQLEYFVAVTEEASFTRAAARLHVAQPGVSAQIRQLERELGQPLLDRSGRTVRLTEAGELVLPYARAALAAVHGARRSVDELTGLLRGHVTIGTFDWVAALDLPGMLADFHRDHPNVEITVVQHDSATLAGELRAGRVDLAFLSVGDEPPEGLATEVVFEQDLIAAAARDHPLSGRATVPLRALAEHALISLPRGTGVRAVLDRACAAAGLRPRVAFEAAEPPVLAELAARGLGVAVVPASAVEAFAADLHVLPIVRPRLRGRVVLAWRAEGPRSPAARALTARARRD; encoded by the coding sequence ATGGAACTGCGCCAGCTCGAGTACTTCGTCGCGGTGACCGAGGAGGCCAGTTTCACGAGGGCCGCCGCCCGGCTGCACGTCGCCCAGCCCGGCGTCAGCGCCCAGATCCGGCAGCTCGAACGCGAACTGGGGCAGCCGCTGCTCGACCGGTCCGGGCGGACGGTCCGGCTCACCGAGGCGGGCGAGCTGGTCCTGCCGTACGCGCGGGCCGCCCTCGCCGCCGTCCACGGGGCCCGCCGGTCGGTGGACGAGCTGACGGGCCTGCTGCGCGGCCACGTCACGATCGGGACGTTCGACTGGGTCGCCGCCCTGGACCTCCCGGGCATGCTCGCCGATTTCCACCGCGACCACCCGAACGTGGAGATCACAGTCGTCCAGCATGATTCCGCGACCCTCGCCGGGGAACTCCGCGCCGGGCGCGTCGACCTCGCGTTCCTCAGCGTCGGGGACGAACCGCCCGAGGGGCTCGCGACCGAGGTCGTCTTCGAGCAGGACCTCATCGCCGCCGCCGCCCGCGACCACCCCCTGTCCGGACGCGCCACGGTCCCCCTGCGCGCCCTCGCCGAGCACGCGCTGATCAGCCTGCCGCGCGGGACGGGCGTGCGGGCCGTCCTCGACCGCGCCTGCGCGGCCGCCGGGCTCCGGCCCCGGGTGGCGTTCGAGGCCGCCGAACCGCCCGTCCTCGCCGAACTCGCCGCGCGCGGCCTCGGCGTCGCCGTCGTCCCCGCGTCCGCGGTCGAGGCGTTCGCCGCGGACCTGCACGTCCTGCCGATCGTCCGGCCCCGGCTCCGCGGGCGGGTCGTGCTCGCCTGGCGCGCCGAGGGACCCCGCAGCCCCGCCGCGCGAGCGCTCACCGCCCGAGCGCGCCGCGACTGA
- a CDS encoding HAMP domain-containing sensor histidine kinase, producing the protein MRTTVMAGTVTVLICAVLATLIVIGVRTRAVDYRREDAAAAALQMVFLVKQGRVPAELKSPRDVTLQVLDQRGAVVAGTPEVRGESRIARFVPERTTVYAVRELCPPAGLEGCMEVVAFRVYEPEGDWIVYAAVPATPWYVSSSLVTVLLSLSLLVTLLACLRTWGTVDRTLVPVDAIRAELTEITAKKSGRRVTVPENRDELRRLAVAVNATLDRLDAALERQRSFTSDASHDLRSPIAAARAQLEEALMYPEEVDWPGTGRTVLQSLDRLQAIVTDLLELARLDATAWRGDEIVDLGAMVTIELARSERSKRVVPQILDDVTVRGDRLRLVRLFTNLLDNAERHAESRVDVRVLSVDGDACLEVVDDGAGIAERDREQVFERFARLRAGKERDPAGTGLGLPIAREIARAHGGDLTIEDSDRGARFVLRIPGAKRDGAH; encoded by the coding sequence GTGCGGACGACCGTCATGGCCGGGACGGTCACCGTCCTCATCTGCGCGGTCCTGGCCACGCTGATCGTCATCGGGGTGCGCACCCGGGCCGTGGACTACCGGCGCGAGGACGCCGCCGCGGCGGCGCTGCAGATGGTGTTCCTCGTCAAGCAGGGCCGGGTGCCGGCGGAGCTGAAGTCGCCGCGGGACGTGACGCTCCAGGTCCTGGACCAGCGCGGGGCCGTCGTCGCGGGCACGCCGGAGGTGCGCGGCGAGTCGCGGATCGCCCGGTTCGTCCCGGAGCGGACGACGGTCTACGCCGTCCGGGAGCTGTGCCCCCCGGCGGGGCTCGAGGGCTGCATGGAAGTGGTCGCGTTCCGCGTGTACGAGCCCGAGGGCGACTGGATCGTCTACGCCGCGGTTCCGGCGACGCCCTGGTACGTGAGCTCCAGCCTGGTCACCGTCCTGCTGAGCCTGTCGTTACTGGTCACCCTGCTGGCGTGCCTGCGGACGTGGGGGACCGTCGACCGCACGCTCGTCCCGGTGGACGCCATCCGCGCCGAGTTGACGGAGATCACGGCGAAGAAGTCCGGACGGCGCGTCACGGTGCCGGAGAACCGGGACGAGCTGCGGCGGCTCGCCGTGGCCGTGAACGCGACCCTCGACCGGCTGGACGCCGCGCTGGAGCGCCAGCGGAGCTTCACCTCCGACGCGTCGCACGACCTGCGCAGCCCCATCGCGGCCGCGCGCGCGCAGCTGGAGGAGGCGCTCATGTACCCGGAGGAGGTCGACTGGCCGGGGACGGGACGGACGGTGCTGCAGAGCCTCGACCGCCTCCAGGCGATCGTCACGGACCTCCTGGAGCTCGCGCGGCTGGACGCGACGGCCTGGCGGGGCGACGAGATCGTCGACCTGGGGGCGATGGTGACGATCGAGCTGGCCCGGTCGGAACGCTCCAAGCGGGTCGTCCCGCAGATCCTGGACGACGTGACGGTGCGCGGCGACCGGCTCCGCCTCGTCCGGCTCTTCACGAACCTGCTCGACAACGCCGAACGGCACGCCGAGTCGCGCGTCGACGTGCGCGTCCTGAGCGTGGACGGCGACGCGTGCCTGGAGGTGGTCGACGACGGGGCGGGCATCGCCGAACGGGACCGGGAGCAGGTGTTCGAGCGGTTCGCGCGGCTGCGGGCCGGGAAGGAGCGGGACCCCGCCGGCACCGGGCTCGGGCTGCCGATCGCCCGCGAGATCGCGCGGGCGCACGGCGGCGACCTGACGATCGAGGACAGTGACCGCGGTGCCCGGTTCGTCCTGCGCATCCCGGGAGCGAAGCGCGACGGCGCGCACTGA
- a CDS encoding cyclic nucleotide-binding domain-containing protein, whose translation MDEHVRDHTPGTTPASCAGRRRKDVRHRPRRTVRSAAAGPMARHDFWGSLTPVQQAGFLAAAEPARYALGEVLWHEGEIADHVVVIRSGRIRVSVRRDGRERPLAVRGPGDIIGERASLRLRRRSATIVALEDVHAVVMTTREFADYLTRHPEVLTVLEDELYERLTEPPGLVPGLAPGEAAPEPIQSCAGHVCLHGHAMPLQAPQVDLYPQPPCCTSGHGTVHGPVHGTHHAVLHQYGPRPQPALGRGETPHWAGQNCTIMFTDIAGYSGAHRDDDDRLDVKSSMYGLLQEAFTLSNVPWDACYYEDRGDGALIVVPPEVPTASLVDPLIAWLAARLHRHNRRSSELVRFQLRLALHVGPVTPDGHGVSGWPLIQTARLLDAGPFRERLADSGADLGFIASSFVYESVIAHSPGHVDRAAYEPMTSKVKETEVSGWMNLLGGPLPRPRG comes from the coding sequence ATGGACGAGCACGTACGCGACCACACCCCCGGCACGACACCCGCGTCCTGCGCCGGACGCCGCCGCAAGGACGTCCGGCATCGGCCACGGCGCACCGTCCGGTCCGCCGCCGCCGGCCCGATGGCCCGGCACGACTTCTGGGGTTCCCTGACGCCCGTCCAGCAGGCCGGGTTCCTCGCGGCGGCGGAGCCCGCCCGCTACGCCCTCGGCGAGGTGCTCTGGCACGAGGGAGAGATCGCCGACCACGTCGTCGTGATCCGGTCCGGCCGGATCCGGGTGAGCGTCCGGCGGGACGGGCGGGAGCGGCCACTCGCCGTCCGCGGGCCCGGCGACATCATCGGCGAGCGCGCCTCGCTGCGCCTGCGGCGCCGCTCCGCGACGATCGTCGCGCTCGAGGACGTCCACGCCGTCGTCATGACGACGCGCGAGTTCGCCGACTACCTGACCCGGCACCCGGAGGTCCTGACCGTCCTGGAAGACGAGCTTTACGAGCGGCTCACCGAACCTCCAGGGCTCGTCCCTGGGCTCGCCCCAGGAGAAGCGGCACCGGAGCCCATCCAGTCCTGCGCGGGCCATGTGTGCCTGCACGGCCACGCCATGCCGCTCCAGGCACCACAGGTCGACCTGTATCCGCAGCCGCCGTGCTGCACCTCCGGCCATGGGACGGTCCACGGGCCCGTCCACGGAACGCACCATGCCGTGCTGCACCAGTACGGGCCGCGGCCACAGCCCGCCCTGGGGCGCGGCGAGACGCCGCACTGGGCCGGGCAGAACTGCACCATCATGTTCACCGACATCGCGGGCTACAGCGGCGCGCACCGCGACGACGACGACCGCCTCGACGTGAAGAGCAGCATGTACGGGCTGCTGCAGGAGGCGTTCACGCTGTCGAACGTGCCGTGGGACGCCTGCTACTACGAGGACCGCGGCGACGGCGCCCTGATCGTCGTGCCGCCCGAGGTGCCGACGGCGTCCCTCGTCGACCCGCTGATCGCCTGGCTGGCGGCCCGCCTGCACCGGCACAACCGCCGCTCCAGCGAACTGGTCCGCTTCCAGCTCCGGCTCGCCCTGCACGTCGGGCCGGTGACGCCCGACGGCCACGGCGTGTCCGGCTGGCCGCTCATCCAGACGGCCCGGCTGCTGGACGCCGGACCGTTCCGGGAGCGGCTGGCGGACAGCGGCGCCGACCTCGGGTTCATCGCGTCCTCGTTCGTGTACGAGTCGGTGATCGCGCACAGCCCCGGCCACGTCGACCGCGCCGCCTACGAACCCATGACCAGCAAGGTGAAGGAGACGGAGGTCAGCGGCTGGATGAACCTGCTCGGTGGCCCGCTGCCGCGCCCCCGCGGCTGA
- a CDS encoding helix-turn-helix transcriptional regulator, with product MSNDQGPIVQSALLRSELVRLRKDKGLTQEQVAGRLEWSPSKLIRVEGGKNAITRTDLQALLSVYDVTSEARQERLQALARGAREPAWWNAYKGEFGESFLNFVGYAAGAAYIRHFHGTVVPGLLQTEEYAQVLSTGMVSNQQQAFGVRLRMQRQQELAARENPPRQSYILDEAVIRRHVGIKADPAIMPAQLRHIADTADRDELLSVRVIPFSGGAHLGIHGPFSILEFEGGLSNVLYLEGRPGADAMITGDDPRIADYLDNFELLLEEALPADESVAMIRQAAEDLMA from the coding sequence ATGAGCAATGACCAGGGGCCCATCGTTCAGAGCGCGTTGCTGCGCAGCGAACTGGTCCGCCTCCGCAAAGACAAGGGACTGACCCAAGAGCAGGTGGCGGGGCGCCTCGAATGGTCCCCGTCGAAGCTCATCAGGGTCGAAGGCGGAAAGAACGCCATCACCAGAACCGACCTGCAGGCGTTGCTCTCGGTGTACGACGTCACCTCGGAGGCGCGCCAGGAGCGGCTGCAGGCCCTGGCGCGCGGCGCGCGCGAGCCCGCGTGGTGGAACGCCTACAAGGGCGAGTTCGGCGAATCCTTCCTCAACTTCGTGGGATACGCGGCCGGCGCGGCGTACATCCGGCACTTCCACGGAACGGTCGTCCCCGGGCTTCTCCAGACGGAGGAGTACGCGCAGGTGCTGTCGACCGGCATGGTGTCGAACCAGCAGCAGGCGTTCGGAGTCCGGCTGCGCATGCAGCGGCAGCAGGAGCTCGCCGCCAGGGAGAACCCGCCGCGGCAGTCCTACATCCTCGACGAGGCGGTGATCCGGCGCCACGTCGGGATCAAGGCCGACCCCGCGATCATGCCCGCCCAGCTCCGCCATATCGCCGACACCGCCGACCGGGACGAGTTGCTGAGCGTCCGGGTCATCCCCTTCAGCGGCGGTGCGCACCTCGGCATTCACGGACCCTTCTCGATCCTGGAGTTCGAGGGGGGCCTGAGCAACGTCCTCTACCTGGAGGGCAGGCCCGGCGCGGACGCGATGATCACCGGCGACGACCCGCGGATCGCCGACTATCTGGACAATTTCGAGCTTCTCCTCGAGGAGGCGCTGCCCGCCGACGAGTCCGTGGCGATGATCCGGCAGGCCGCCGAGGATCTGATGGCCTGA
- a CDS encoding DUF397 domain-containing protein translates to MVYRSTAGAALNWRKGSASREGGECVEVAATGASMLVRDSRDQDSGMIELDPAQWRGLVHAIRNGDLDGR, encoded by the coding sequence ATGGTCTACCGGTCGACGGCGGGGGCGGCACTGAACTGGCGCAAAGGGAGTGCCAGCCGTGAGGGCGGCGAGTGCGTCGAAGTGGCGGCCACCGGCGCCTCGATGCTCGTCCGCGACTCGCGCGATCAGGATTCCGGGATGATCGAGCTCGACCCGGCACAGTGGCGCGGACTCGTGCACGCCATCCGGAACGGGGATCTGGACGGCCGCTGA